The DNA sequence taggtatgcttaatttttcttaaattatttttgataattttgtaAGTTGggatgcagccagaaatttaattgatttttctgttttggatgaaaatttggctaagtcaaatattccatctcgacggatgttcctTATCCAttaaatttgatcatccgtcgaaatacaatagcttggtaaaaattaattacttttctggattattttaaacccgacggataattgctttattctcatccgtcgaattgtctacatcttagccgttaaagttctgaacattatccatcgcatatacttacagtctataagtatatcatgacggataattgacagaattttgacagtttattttactttttaaacggctattttgggaaattctcattgggtctttaatttttacctttaatttaTATCCCATTTTATCTAAGAATACATAAAAGTcttacttcaagtttattttagcttttatctttctctattacaattaactgctctcttcttcctcaaagcaaaatcCTCTTTCTCTATGCAAATTTCCTTgttttaacaatggcaccagtagtcaagatcatgtctcagtcatGATTCATTTATGTGAAGAACAATTTTGTGGCTCTTGTGAATAAAGAAATTCCAGCCTCtgaggattatcacaaaatgatggattttgtgaagggatgcaagcttaggtatgccatgctggaatcacccacaatctactgtgaagttgtggaggagatgtggactactgtTGTGTATCAAGCAACTAACAAAACAATaactctctccattaaaggtaagAAATTTTGCATTAACATTGATACTATTCAAGCATgcttcaaaattcctgataacactactaataaaccacacacagatgctgatttagttagcttaattctattggctatgcacttcctaccactaagttaagtgatattaggaggctaggtcttaggaaagagtgcagttatctgtgtgatgtagttaccaaggtgttttctggtaagataagcaactttgattctatcaacactaccatgcttaacatgctctacatgctacttactgataattactataattttagcgttgctatcatgtttgagttaggttataagctAGGGGAGATCAAAAAGAGGTCTAAgcatgtttattatgctagattctttatgattattgctaaccatatttgtgaggatcttgtgattgagaacccaaccaacaaactggattgttgggttcaagaaagaagagtaattgcagatttaaacagggaTGATCACCACAAGGAAGTACCCCTTATTTATTTGCCTATCgtggagggccctcaggtaagtgaggtaaatacttctgtcTCTACTCCTTCCATCTCTCAAGTTTCTTTGTCATTGACTGTCGCTATAGCATCGGTGTCATTGACccaatagatgcctacccaagccacaaaatccaaaacttcaaaaattaaatcaaagaaaccacactctggtgtctctcaaaagatgccagtttcaaaatcCGCCAAAACAAAATAGGGGAatgtgaagggtggtaaggttggtgagggacagggtgaacataaaaaaaaccctaagaataaggatggtgaggtgagtatacccaaacctagccacaccacagttttccaataaactgtggtgcttaataaggaaattagcacatctgtagtttcatcctcccaaaaggatactactattgaaacaagctcccgAGCAGGAGCAcgggccaaaagggttagggacatagattcaccccaaacttatataagaaagctagaaaacttggggatgcacaaggatcacacacaatgcaaactgcagctaaagactcagtcactgtatcatctcaaattcagcttgatgtggctccaataaatatggagtcacagccaaaatctttaactatagaagcaccaaacacacaaatctctcccaccaattctctggatgtggacatgattcacacatcacttcctgattctccttctttaactctattggagaagccaaaattcagtgcaagtgagcatcatcttttagatgatttgttggctcacttgtcaATTCTTTTAGGAACTTTTAagacttctgtgcctaaattatcatcaatatgcacatagtccacaatagtttccactccaaactctatcatttctactattccggtggatattgttcatccatcggttagtgattgtatcccaacggatgtgtctaacagcagtcatccgtcggctatcctaactactaccccgacggatgttcctcatccattggtactcactacacaagctgaATTTTCAAAAACTGTTTCAAGTATAGATGagctagtagttgtacaatcactcctaggattaaGGTAAGGGAGTGAatagagtgagaggctgagttgctctcaggcaaaaggagagaaacagagagaaattatgcaggctatttcttccagcctggaagaagtgagtgaggggagttccaccttagtaggtgacggtgagggtatgagggtggtGAGTCAAGGgaagcccttgatgcaagaaaatagagaaaatgagagaaatgcaggtactgaaattttggaagagcccattgtaagtgagtcaatggatgtcaatgaggctgaaaagaaacaactaattcagcaagaatatcaagctgtcttaaattctgtttcttatgaagttgaggcatttactcaccatgtttcagcttatcaagttctagctgaataGGACAACGTGGCTGCTGAAAAAATGCTAAATATGGTGCAACAACAGCCTCCATACAAAGAGCCAAAGATGCCATCTCAGTCATGCCACCCatagctggtgatgatgttgactatggaacTGATGATTCTGAAGACatatttggggatgaagatggTGATAAGGAAGAGTCTgtgaacatagggggagaagcagccCTAACTCTAGGTTAAAcattccatcttgggtgttttccaaagAATATGATGAACAACACTTCAAGACTACTCTCTTtcatatcattcaacaaactcagacagctcttctagctacaaccaatgccaacaccaagaagtttcttcaagcacatctcaattctcttcaactacaccaaattcaatctcttgAACACAATCTGGATGTCACTGCAATTAAAACAGAGATTGATCAAGTTAAGAAGGATGTTTCTGAGAGATTGGATGTTAAATTTCCTAACACAACCCTacttgacatcaacagacaactAAGAAAAAACTCTAATCTTGTCAGCAAAGTGGACTCCTTGGACACAAGACTCAAAATCTTGGAAGCTTCCATCACTGCAATCCAtttacatcaagctcaacaaactcagctgcttcaaaagctagtggctgtacagacttctacctccactctacttgatgctaacaaaaagggggagaaagactcaattGTTCAATTTAGCCAAGAGGAGCCAACAAGTAAGGGGGATAAtatgctaaacatacaagtcagtcaaataattattccagaaattacttttccTAAGCCACCAATCTTGGACATTATTGATCTGATCCAGATAGCAGCTGCTAAATTGGAATCAAATGAAAAATTCAAAAAGCTTGATGTTACAGCAGTTGAGAAGGAACTGGATAAaaaatggaagaaaattgatgaagaggtagcaaagaagtttggtccaattgagaagaaagacaaggtTTTTTCTCACTTCTCTCTATTGAGACAATTATTTGTAAATGAAATGGTATGGGTAACTTGtaaaagggccaaccttcatatataaagtctccaaaagccaacttggttttgaagcccaaaagaaattatccaaattCATCTGACAAGAATCTCTTGGACCTTATATTTGAaactccaaggccagatgaaaagaagctgttggcaaggtctattgcattcttcaaagatccaactgactcagtgctaagagaagaattgctaagatctataggaatgggaaagaaatatgtgtggtggctggacaccctcagtttgcagaagcaaagaaggaagaaaaggaaagaatcaagcaagaaaagaagtaagctgctttagatgctaagaaactcaaacagaagaaaaagcaagctgttatagtagccaagcttcaagttgtgaaaactgcaactgacATTTCTGAGAAACAACCTGTGGTAGCTGAAGATCAAGATCAGAAATTgaacaaggaacctcaacagaaaaggaagTTCAGATACAAGATTCTTCCCAAAAGAATGTTggattttgatgatgacaagatggaagattacattctCAACCAGTCGacatctacaactcaaacattcaagccctcagtggtgcatgaggaatttaaggtggatcctataaagaattttcatggtgagcctatagttcccaaggatgagccaatagactgggaaagtttgcctGTTCCTAAttaatttaccaatcttcaacaagctaaagaagacaaagacatgagcaatcaagaaggtcaagcctgtgaaactcaaaaccaaaaccttaaccaaagctcaaccaactgtcaacaagggagatcttctatacatctatgatatcaaggaattttcagatatccatctctacatggatgaattagaagaagtgaggggaattgatacTCACAGAAATCTCCCGGAAAtactggtgttcaaatacaagggtgggaaagagatcatatggccccttcacaggattcttcaagaaagttatattgttttgataaagattttctcatctttcaagaaaaaatttggatttaatgtgactacCAAGaaattagttctaaagaagatagaagaactaaggagcagaaaagccttaaatgcactcccaaagactctatcaattcccttcacaagaaatacagtgcacttgaggccttattggctgatggaattcatggatgataaaggtgttaggagattcttcagactggatgatcaattgagcatctcaagcaatgagactctattggaaatgcaaggaaagctagatttatcaaatgctgaagaatttgaatttcacagacagctccaaaatcaaatagaagaaaacaactggaagcttgggaagaaatcaagataatcaaggaaatagaaaacatctgctcagactagaggagcaccttgataatgattgtgagaactctttctacactttactttgtttaatttttaaataaactgcaacacttactagttttatctaccataaATCAAtttgtacatttagggtgttttgttatcatcaaatttctcttaatttattgctacaattccagtagacataaattgggggagattgttaggaatatgttgtgaacttgatgataagttgaacaaaacaccttagtagatttaacttagtatttttgtagctctcgacgaatattttattatagtcccgacggatgaactttatagtcctgacggatgacatctgaacatccatcgagagtgtagcttatttAACAaaaagtattgtagcacatttctgcaaacagcaatgttttagttgagtagatgatgtaggattctttgagtcatgttgactactagattgatatgcagaataggttggctaattgtaaatataagatgtcttgtaattctgtataagcaaaatagagtcaagtgacagaaagactcccgacggatgatctacaaaggctcccgacagataatcaacaaggcacccgacggatgaccaacaaagtcccgacggatgatcataaattcaaaagagcatttgacagtgacaacacaatcacatgcgtcgggtgtttgcaaatgaaatgtggcagcctaattgcaggacttagagaacaaagaagcattaccatttccatgcaataatgaagatattcaaagatgctggatagagtaatgtagcagcatgaagttagactagatttaATTTatcttattgtcttgtcttactatcatgtaacttggtactatataaaccaagagtagtaAGTTGAAAAGAATTGATTTGAAGTTAAAAAGAAAAACtagagaaatggaaaaagcaaaatctgtaaagaatttctcagttgttcttgttgttcaactttTAAGCAACTGTGTgatattcaagcatcacagagttctcatctttatacATATATCTCTGTTGGATAAGTccaaatctaccagaaagttttaaaaccttgtattttattactttgtgttttaatttctattttacttttattctgcacttcttgcaaaatcaaacatagttatatattaagtaagaacattcttaaaatcagaaaaagagcCAGAATCACATTCAACCtctccttctgtaattcttgttgcattgtttgggaataacaaaaattgtttatgaatgatccaaccttacagatgtcaagatctatatgatatgataaaaaaaattagaataaaaaaatatatttggtttgctattttaacagttaactagtagtttgactgTTATTTcatactagtgtttagtctcatactgatgtttcgattttattaaaaatatttaataccgatccaaccttacagatgtcaatatctatatattttagtgatatgataaaaaatttagaaaaaaataaatatatttggtttgccattttaacagtcaactagtagtttgaccagtacttcttagttcttactagtgtttagtcccataccgatattttgttttttaaaaaatatttatgaatgatccaacctagcagatgtcaatatctatatatatcagtgatatgataaaaaatttagaaaaaaataaatgtatttggtttgttattttaacaatcaactagtagtttgaatagtacttcttactagtgttagtTCAATAtcgatgtttcaattttttaaaaaatatttataaatgatccaacctttcggatgtcaatatctatatattttagtgatataataaaaaaattaaaatgaaaaatgtatttgatttgctattttaacagtaaactagtagtttgactactatttcttactagtgtttagaCGCATACagatgtttcgatttttttaaaaatatttatgaatgatccaaccttacagatgtcaagatctatatatttcagtgatatgataaaaaaattagaataaaaaaatatatttggtttgctattttaacagtgaACTAATAGTTTGACTACCACTAAAttcgattatatttaaaaaataattaatagtTGGTAGGAAATGTAACTTGTTGGTATGAAACGTAACTAGTCATTTCCTACTACTTCTTGGTAAGAAAAATCATGTGGCATATAAGTCAATCACAAGCCAACACATTAGTCTATTAGTGCTAGTAGACGAACTCATTTCCTACCGCATCGAAGTGGTAGGAAATAAGTCATATAAGACCCATTTCCTACCAACGTGTCGGTAGAAAATGAAATGCACAAAACCTACTGCGGTAGTGCGGTAGAAAATACTTTGTTTAAAACGACATCGTTTTATGAGTGACAAACTTGCTGGAAAAATGACGTGAAAAAGTGGTTCCACCTTAAGCCATTTCCTACCACCATCAGTAAGAAATGACTTGAATTTCCTACCGAGTACGGAATTGGTAGGAAAAGATCCTTTAACTTAAAAATCGCTAGAAAATGGTTGATAGGAAATGTTCGATAGAAAAAGGGTGTTTTTTTAGTGAGTACAAATTACTCATTTACCTATTATCGGACACGCCGAATTATAAGGATTTGCCGTTATAAATTTATGAGTCAATTTGAATGGTAAAATTTATCGAATACATTGGTATAAAAATTCTGATTGATTTAAACAAAAAAAGGATCAAAGTTTACGGTAAACATAAATTCGTGGACAAAGATGTAcgtttttttttaaaacaattatGTCTGTAcggtttttttttttaaaaaaattgttttcatTTCACAAAACTTCAAGCGCTAATATCTTTGACCCTACGAAAGACATAAATTTTCAGTATACTAAGACGATGTGTACAAGTATAAATATTTCTAGAGCTATTGAAATATGCAAGCATAACAAGCAAGCCAATATAGACTTTATTTTCAATAATGTTAGTTGGTTTGAATCCATTATGGCAATGTGTTGGCATATGATACAAGAAAGGTAATTTTTCTGCTCTAGACATCTCATTTTTCATGTGTAACAAGCACTTGTACAACAACATTCTAAGTAACTTTGTGTTCTTGTTCCAACAAGAGCCAAATGTAAAATGTATCCAGCAATTATGCTGTCACATTTTACATGAAAACATCAAAAACTTACTATTCTTGAACAAGATAAGTATTGTTATTATTCATATGCATGTCGTTTAAATTCAAAGAGGAGGAATACTTTGCTCATGCCGGAAAAAATTATCTGGATCAACCATAGACTTCACTGCAACCAATCTGTCGAAGTTATGCTTGAAATATTTTTTGCCCCATGCACTTGCTTGTTCATAGCTTGTTCGACCATATTGATTGTTGACTCCTAAATCAAGATCGTTATAATTAACATACGCGGTTTGAAATGGATTGGAATAAGGAATCAGATAATTGTACAAGTTTCTGATCCATCTCAATGATTTCGCGACATCTCCATCAGTGCTCACTCTCATGTATACCATGTACAATGTTCCTGCTCGATGAGGGAATGGAATTGCAGACTCAGGAATCTCATCCATCATTCCTCCATATGACGTGAATCGAATATTTGATGTTGGTGGATCTGTTTGGAGAAGaagctgccacattccatttaaATCAGCCCTTGAGATTGGAATTTCTACAAATGTCGACTTGGCTTTAAATGGAATAGTATATGAAGATCTACCGAGAAGTTCAGTTGGAGAACCGTAGGGATTAAAAAATGAAGACGCCagtagtatttggatataagtCACTTCTAAGCAATTTTCTTGTTTTAAACCTAATTCAGGGAAGCTCTCAGACATCATTGCAACAAGTTCGTCTCGTGGTCCAAGAAACGTTCCATAAAATCGAATGTTCACTGTTTTGGCACCTTCATTCGATCTGGAACCTGACTCGAGTACTGTTCTGATACGCGGATTAGGCTTATTTTTCCAATGAGGAAATGCTCCGACTCTGAGATCAACATCTCTGGGAAGTACAGGTGCAATAAATTGCCACCTATACAAAACCTCGCTGCCATTTTCTTCCAACAATCTCTCCACTTGAAAACTTGTTACTTTTTCGGGGACATAAACCAGCCTTAACTTCCACGAAAGTATCACCCCAAAACTTGAAGCCCCGCCTCCTCTGATTGCCCAAAAAAGATCTTCTCCCATTGATTGTCTATCCAAAATTCTGCAATTAGCATCGATGAGACGAGCATCGATCACATTATCAGCAGCAAGCCCGTATTTTCGTCTTAAATGGCCATATCCCCCACCACTAATAAGTCCTGTTACACCAACAGTGTACCAAACACCACCTGGAAATGTAAGCGTTGTGCTTTTTTCAGCAATCCTGTAGTAAAGTTCGCCTAAGGTTGCTCCGGATTGCACCCATGCAGTGGCTTCCACAGCATCAACAACGATCGAACGATAGTTATTCATGTCAAGTAACACGAAAGGGACTTTCGAGACGTAAGAAAGTCCCTCGTAGTCATGTCCTCCTCCTCGGATCCTCATTTGAATGTCATTTTTTTTGGAGCAGTAAACGAGTGTTTGGATTTGAGAATCTTGTACCGGTGTAACAATGGCTAGAGGTTTAGGAGTGGTAGATGTTGCGTAACGAAGGTTACTTATGGAAGAATGTAATATCGAATTGTAAGAAGAGTTTTGTGGAGTGTGCATAACTTGGGAAATAGGGGCTGAGTTTGGAGATAAACGAGCAAGGCATTCAAAAAATTGTTGGTAAGAATTAGATGAGTTTTGTGAAGTTACTAATGAATGGATTAAGAAGAAAAAAACTAATGCAAGTTGAATGTTAGTTGAGATTTTCATTGTTGTTTGATACTTGAAGTTGAGGAGTCTTTGTAGTTGAGACATTTATATTATGCTTTTAAATTATAAAGCAGCCTAACTAGAAATAATCACATTCAAGTAGGACCAATTCCAGCATATTCTAagcttctttttttttttctaaataacgTCCATTTTATCTTTTACTTCTTGGTCAATTAATCTTCTCTtctatatatttttatatatttatactaaattataataaccgaaatggggtataatttgtaATTTAGTTAACCCCTATTTTAATAATCCCTCATCATAGTCATTAGATCTTACTCGATTAGAACCCTTAGAATTAAATACAAAAAACATAAGCAACCAAAGTTTCTATGTTCGAATTCCCTCAACAACAtattaaatcaaatatttgtattattatttctaaaattacaaACAAAGGTACATGGTTCAACTTTTATCAACAacattaatttttattatttaatttttattaaaaatcatACGCACATAGAATTCAGaatatgattataattatgtattaataattttttaatatttaattacttatatcaaaattaataaaatataaaaaataaagggttaaatatcaagtaggTAATTGATCGCGTCCAAAAAACTCAAATCGATCACTCATTATAAATTTGACTCAAATGATCATTAAATAAGTTAATTTGATCATTCCTTTAAAGTCTAAAACTGAAATTAGCTAAAATCGAAAAATGTTAACACGGGAGGGTAGGGCTCGTTCTAAGCTTCAATATGATGATTAAAACTTGTTATTTGAGTCACGAAATCATGATTAAATCTcgtatttaattttttaaatctCAAAATAACTCAAGTCGGGATAATTAAATCCAGATTTCATCATGATTTCATGCGCTAAATAAAAAGTTTTAGTTATCATATTGAAGTCCAAAATGAGTGATACCATCCTAtgttatcatttttaaaatttggataattttaatttttgactTTATCGGAATGATCAAAATAAGTTAATTGATGATCAATTTGAGTCAAATTTGGAATGAGTGACCTACTTGAGTTTTTTGAACGCTGTCAGTCGCCTAATTTATATCCCTCGTCACAGCCGTTAGATCTTTTCTCATCAAGTGATCAGAACCATTAGATGTAGATAcgaaaaacataaaaaatcaaAGATTATAGATTCGAATCCCAACGACGACATATTAAATCATACATTTACATGATTATTTCTTAAGACATGTTAAATCCTTATTTCTGAAATTACAAACCTAGGTACATGGTTAAAATCTCATCAGctacattaatttatattatttaatctTCACCAAAAATCACACAAACAGATATCAGAATAAgattataattatatattaattattttttaatatttaattacttaaatatcaaaattatatataataataatatgaaaAAAATTACTAAAAGGCTCGTGGATCGCGCGGATTATAAGCTAGTATAAATAATATGAGAAGCCATTGCGAGTCGGAGAGCTTACTTGCAGTTTGAGTCGCGAAAGGGCTAATAGAACTTAATTCTATTCTATATTcatcaatttatatatataataattttagcGACCGGGAATTTcgcgacgtgattaagtgaataaaatataattttgtgttGTAATTGTGAATTTATGTGAATAAATGAAAGGTTAAATGATTTTGTGGATTAACTGTTATCGTTGTATaatagtaactgggaacgtaaagtaactcgttccagtttgatgagtcggCTAAAAGGCCAAGCCGTGTTGTCGGGCCGTCGAGTTA is a window from the Apium graveolens cultivar Ventura chromosome 1, ASM990537v1, whole genome shotgun sequence genome containing:
- the LOC141708802 gene encoding berberine bridge enzyme-like 25, producing the protein MRIRGGGHDYEGLSYVSKVPFVLLDMNNYRSIVVDAVEATAWVQSGATLGELYYRIAEKSTTLTFPGGVWYTVGVTGLISGGGYGHLRRKYGLAADNVIDARLIDANCRILDRQSMGEDLFWAIRGGGASSFGVILSWKLRLVYVPEKVTSFQVERLLEENGSEVLYRWQFIAPVLPRDVDLRVGAFPHWKNKPNPRIRTVLESGSRSNEGAKTVNIRFYGTFLGPRDELVAMMSESFPELGLKQENCLEVTYIQILLASSFFNPYGSPTELLGRSSYTIPFKAKSTFVEIPISRADLNGMWQLLLQTDPPTSNIRFTSYGGMMDEIPESAIPFPHRAGTLYMVYMRVSTDGDVAKSLRWIRNLYNYLIPYSNPFQTAYVNYNDLDLGVNNQYGRTSYEQASAWGKKYFKHNFDRLVAVKSMVDPDNFFRHEQSIPPL